One part of the Arabidopsis thaliana chromosome 1 sequence genome encodes these proteins:
- a CDS encoding hypothetical protein (DUF626) (Protein of unknown function (DUF626); CONTAINS InterPro DOMAIN/s: Protein of unknown function DUF626, Arabidopsis thaliana (InterPro:IPR006462); BEST Arabidopsis thaliana protein match is: Protein of unknown function (DUF626) (TAIR:AT1G23970.1); Has 197 Blast hits to 196 proteins in 2 species: Archae - 0; Bacteria - 0; Metazoa - 0; Fungi - 0; Plants - 197; Viruses - 0; Other Eukaryotes - 0 (source: NCBI BLink).), with protein sequence MATDDFFSLQREYWRQVAESDGFDIESVQIPPSMYGRINGLIPHNCEINTPLPYRVLGKHYAKLGLHRYNMLKGTKFEFGRLMKFNMLQNCVASFYITLEAYDYGVPGTSHPQTFQVRIDEKIFGSLDLTVSIARRTTDEVTTKKPFIHHYHGGAVADNIIFKGELPDWPSDDVLKDRERFYVIMNESEWRATAWISLYLELVLCAHDKFITNTDLSRLSIEKVAIETSIGDALLYERLEAKSANVYIWFKRLEKPRVPQQVFVTGMDVERKAIIRRVMDSTGYLTLVGKLCGGVTKVRQFN encoded by the exons ATGGCGACAGATGATTTTTTTAGCTTGCAGAGAGAATATTGGCGACAAGTGGCGGAATCCGAT GGTTTCGATATTGAGAGTGTTCAAATACCACCATCTATGTATGGAAGGATCAATGGACTGATTCCCCACAACTGTGAAATCAATACGCCGCTTCCTTACCGTGTCTTGGGCAAGCACTATGCTAAGCTTGGGCTTCATCGTTACAATATGTTGAAG GGGACTAAATTCGAGTTCGGTCGCCTAATGAAATTCAACATGTTACAAAACTGTGTGGCCTCTTTCTACATAACTTTGGAAGCATACGATTACGGTGTTCCTGGCACATCACATCCTCAAACCTTTCAGGTTCGAattgatgaaaaaatatttggcaGTTTGGATTTGACGGTCTCTATTGCTAGAAGAACTACAGATGAAG TGACCACCAAGAAGCCCTTCATACATCACTATCATGGTGGGGCAGTGGCGGATAATATCATCTTCAAAGGTGAATTGCCTGATTGGCCCTCAGATGATGTTTTGAAAGACAGAGAACGTTTTTACGTG ATTATGAATGAATCAGAGTGGCGAGCTACTGCTTGGATTTCTCTGTATTTGGAACTTGTACTTTGTGCACATGATAAGTTCATCACTAAT ACTGATCTGTCCCGGTTGAGTATTGAGAAAGTGGCGATAGAAACTAGTATTGGAGATGCGCTGTTGTATGAAAGACTCGAGGCCAAAAGTGCAAATGTCTACATATGGTTTAAACGCTTGGAAAAGCCTCGAGTCCCTCAACAGGTTTTTGTCACTGGTATGGATGTTGAACGCAAAGCGATAATTAGAAGAGTCATGGATAGTACAGGATACTTGACTCTCGTGGGTAAGCTTTGTGGTGGTGTCACAAAGGTCCGACAGTTTAATTAG
- a CDS encoding transcription factor (unknown protein; FUNCTIONS IN: molecular_function unknown; INVOLVED IN: biological_process unknown; LOCATED IN: cellular_component unknown; BEST Arabidopsis thaliana protein match is: unknown protein (TAIR:AT1G70270.1); Has 30 Blast hits to 30 proteins in 8 species: Archae - 0; Bacteria - 0; Metazoa - 0; Fungi - 0; Plants - 30; Viruses - 0; Other Eukaryotes - 0 (source: NCBI BLink).): MHVKLSLWLKHFVVTILIYKYRPPSRPLHHNSVFISKKAMEESRSNREQRKQTKKKTGRGSGSGSIQIKMRKLRVLIPGGRRLNQPDLLLTKTADYIMHLELRIRFLKAISDIYSLS, encoded by the coding sequence ATGCATGTGAAGCTGTCTCTCTGGctaaaacattttgttgtaaccattttgatatataaatatagacCACCCTCACGTCCATTGCATCACAACTCAGTTTTCATAAGCAAAAAGGCAATGGAAGAGTCACGATCCAACAGAGAGCAAAGGAAgcagacgaagaagaaaacgggTCGTGGGTCAGGATCCGGGTCGATCCAGATAAAGATGAGGAAACTCCGAGTGCTTATACCGGGTGGGCGAAGATTGAACCAACCGGATCTGCTTCTAACAAAGACTGCTGATTATATTATGCATTTGGAGTTGAGGATTAGGTTTCTCAAAGCCATCTCCGATATCTACTCACTCTCTTAa